From the Candidatus Poribacteria bacterium genome, the window CTTTTGCTTTCGCCGTTAGGTAAGGTGTAAATGAGAGATACATGGAGGAACAGCGTGTTCTGACGACCCACCTCGACTGCCATCTGCCGAATTGCTTCGACAAAAGGGGGCATTTCAAAGTCACCGATCGTTCCACCTATCTCGGTAATCACAATCTCGGCTTCGTTGTCTTTACCAATCTGGTAGATTCGGCGTTTAATTTCATCCGTAATGTGCGGAATGAGCTGCACCGTCTGACCGAGGTAGTCCCCGCGGCGTTCTTTCGCGATCACTTCACTATAGACGGATCCAGTGGTGAAGTTGGAGTATTGATTGAGATCAATACCGAGAAATCGTTCATAGTTTCCAATGTCAAGATCGGTTTCCGCGCCGTCATGCGTGACAAAAACCTCACCGTGCTGAAACGGGTTCATCACACCGGCATCGACATTCAGATATGGATCAATCTTGACGACAATCACCTTGAAACCGCGATTAATGAGCAGTCTGCCCAAGGACGCGGTAGTGATTCCTTTGCCGATACCTGAGATAACCCCCCCGGTCACAAAAATATATTTTGTCATTTTTACGTTATAATGCCCTCCTTGTACTACAAAAAATACTATAGTTTCCGCATTGACCATCCGGTGTCAGTTTGTTTCTAAAATTTGTTTTACCCGCTCTAAGTCAGCCGGAACATCAACGCCAATAAGTGGTGTGTCGGTTTCGACGACGTGGATAGGGACACCGTGTTCCAAAAAACGGAGTTGTTCTAAACCTTCTGCGAGTTCATAAGGCGTGGACTTCCACTTTGTGAAAGCGAGGAGTTGGTCTCGACGGTAAGCGTACAAGCCGACGTGTCGATATACAGGAAATTTGTGAAGTTCATCCTCACCGATTCTTCCCGGTATAGACGCACGCGAGAAATACAACGCATCTCCCCGCAGGTTTGTAACGACTTTAACGACGTTAACGTCTCGATAGTCTGTAGCAGTCTCAACCCGCTGTTTCAACGTACAAACTTGCACCTCGGGTCTGTCAACGAAAGGTTGTAGCATCAGATCTATCTGCGCAGGTTCAAGAAGCGGTTCATCGCCTTGAATGTTGGCGACAATATCACATCTTAATTCTTCTGCAACAACGGCGACGCGCTCAGTGCCAGTCGCACACGGACCCGTCATTTGGACATTTCCACCGAATTGAGTTACCGCATCGTAAATCCGCTGGTCGTCTGTAGCGACAATAACTTCGTTGAGCATTTTTGCGCGGCACGCGCTTTCATAGACGTGTTGCACCATCGGCTTCCCAAGCAGGTTTGCTAACGGCTTCCCCGCAAAACGGCTTGAGGCATAGCGAGCTGGGATGATTCCTACACTTTGCAACCTTATGCTTCCTTTTAACACCCTAAATTCTTTAGGACTTACGCCCTGCCCTCTTTTGTAGCATAACCTGTTAGGTTGTGCCATCCAAACGCCTGTGTTTGTCCAAGTATCTCTATTTCATAGAAGGTCCGACAGTCAAAATTGCGTCTGTCCTATTCTTTATATTTCTTTCTGTCTTCTAAATCAGTTTAACCCAAAGCGGAGTTAAAAATCAAGAATTTTTTTAATTTCCATTTGCAAATACAATTGGGAAAGTGATAAACTTTAACACAAACAACGGGTTTGTATAAGAAAACAGATAGATAACTCGTATAAAGGAGATTTCAAAATGAAACGAGATTTTCGATTTCTAACATCAACTGCTAAGCACCGCCTGCATCTGGTGTGCTTATTTCTAATATGCACCTTCTCTCTACATATAGTAGGGTTCCTTGGGTTTGAAATTCAGAACGCATCTGCTCAGATCATCGATCCGGATTTAGTCCTATATTTCGATTATGAGGATTTTGATGGCAATACTGTCGTTGGCAAGGCTGGCCGTGGTTATGACGGTGCGATTCAGGGGAAGGTCACACAGTCTGACGATGGGAAGTTTGGCAAAGCTGCTCATTTCGCAGCAGGTAGTTTTCTTGATCTTGATGGACCCAACATCAAGCCTGATGATATTCCAACCGAAGGAATGAGCATTGTCGCGTGGATTAACGTTGAGGCTATCTCAGACATGGCAATTTTCAACGCACGTGCTGCCGATAACACATGGCTTGTGCATCCAGAGGCACGCGGGGACGGAAACTATCGCTGGCTCAATCGGAGTGCAGGCGGCACAACGATCTTTGATATCCGCGCTGGGAAAAATGAAGCCAATGAATGGATACATTATGCCGGCACATTCAGTCGCGCCGACGGGTTAGCTGTGCTTTACATCAACGGAAGCAATGTTGGGGAAGAGAAGGCTCGCGTTGGCACGCCAATCGCACCAGATTGGGGACAGGGGGCTCGCGTCGGTTTTAATATTGATAACAACCGTCCGTTTAATGGACTCATGGATGACCTTAACGTCTGGAAACGTGGTCTGACCGAAGAAGAAGTCAATATTATCATGAACGATAGCGTTGAGGCATTTCTCGCTGTTGAAGCGCAAGGCAAATTGGCGACGACTTGGGGTAGACTCAAAGCCTCACAGTAACGCGAAATCTCAAACGCAGTAGGCACGGTTTTGCGGTGTACTCGCCTCGGTTCATGCCACACGGAGAACCTGAATACCGTTGATTCTGATTCATGCGACATGCATTCCGAACCGTGCCAGACTCAAAGGGTCAAATTCAATACCTTGGCGAGGTAATCTTTCTCGGAGAGCAGGTCTTTGTTAACGCGAATACTCGCTTCGTGGAAACGGTAATCATCTTTACCGCGTCGGTAGTAACACTGCAAGTGTCCTGCTTCAACCGCTTTTTTTAGGTCTGCGCGGGGGATGTCGAGCATGGCCGCCGCTTCTTCCAGATCATACTCGACCACAGTATGGCGTATTTGCATTTTTATTTTCTCCGGCTTCGGTAATGCTTTGTTGAATCTCTTAATCACAACACAAGGACAGGCAATTGTCAACGTTTTTTCGGTTGAAAGCATACTTCATAAGCGTCTCGGTTTTCTGTTGTTTTACAATAGGGTTAGAGGCGGATGCTGAAAATATCTTATCGCGCTGGGATCAAACCTTTTTTGACCGTATTTATGATGCGCCACCACGCCAAGAGCCGATGTGGACGATCATGGGAGGTATCTCAGATCTTGGCGACTATCGCGGTGTGATGGGTGCCTCAATTCTCCTTATGGCCTACGGAAATGAATCCCATCGAGAAACCGGAAAGTTGTTGGCTTCGGCGTATATAGGAGCTGCCGGCATAACGTATGGCATGAAAAGGCTGATAGGCAGGAAACGTCCGCTTGATGAAACTTTGGGGAATCCAGCGATGCCGTCAGGGCACGCCTCTATTATATTTAGTGTTGCAACCATTTTGGGGTATCAATATCCAAAATGGCGGATTCCGCTCTACCTCGGTGCTGGACTCGTCGGGTTCTCGCGCATCTATTTAGGACGACATTATACATCAGATGTCGTCGTTGGCGCAGCAATTGGTACGACAATGGGCATGCTTGTCTGGCATAAACGCATCACGCTACTGAAATGGGAGTTTTAGTTTCTAAAACTTGATTGATTAACACCATTAAATCGTGTTAACACTAAATCACTTGACAATAAAATTCACGCTGTGTAAAATATAGTTACCAAAGGAGGGTGGGACACATGACTTCTAAGAGAGATCGCGTCTATTTCCGATACCAGATTATGAGCAGCATCGGTTTGCTTCTTCTAATTGGTGTATTCTTGGCTGGGTGTGCTGCTACGCCATACCCTTCAGTTGAAGTCTACATGGAACCCGTCGAGGGACGTTTTAACGCCCAAATTGATCCAGAAACGGCGGCGGCGACCGTCGAAAAAAAGGGCGTCGCGGTTACGATTGAACCGATTGATGAGGTCGAACTGTTCGCACTCACCGAAGATCCAAAATTAAATCCTTATCTTATCGTTGAGCGGAATGGGGCTGTTGAACCTATCTACACCGTGTTTGGCATTACCGTCCATAACCGCGACCACCGTCGTGTCCTTGTTGATGACATAGCTGTTCTAATTGATGGAAAGGACACGCAGTATGCCAATCTCTCTACCGATTACTTCGACTCACTTTACGACGATGTAGATATCTCGCACCAGAATCCTTATGTGCCGCTGACTTACCCCTCCTATTATGGGTATCACCAGTCCTATATAGATGCCGAAGCATTAGAGTGGGGACGCATTGTGATAGAAGATAGCGTCTTTGAAAGTGGTAAATTGTTCTCCGGCGCGAGACGGAGTGGTCTTTTAGTTTTCGATCGACTTCCCAGTGACACGACAGACGTTAGGATTGTTGTTCCTGAAGTTCGGATAATTCATTCAGATGGTAAAGCAGATAAATTGCAATTTAAATTTGATTTTAGACAGGTCTTGCAACAAAATAGCGAATAACCTCACCGGCTTAATTCGTCCTAATAACACGCAGGATCGCTAAATAACGAAGGGAGTATACCTAAAATGCGAAATTGGCTTGTCGGATTACTAATAGTAGGACTCGTGTCCATTTTGGGGTGTCAAGCCCAAGACAGGAGCACAGGCCAAACACAGAGGGCACCAAGGGAATTAAAAGTCGCCGTTGCCGCGCCATTTACGGGCAATGCCGCCGCTTTTGGAGAGATGATCCGCCGCGGTGCTGAACTCCAAGCAAAAGAAATTAACGATGCCGGTGGAATCAACGGAATGAAGTTTACACTGGTTTTTGAAGATGATGCCGGTAAAGATGCAGAGGCAAGCCTCGTAGCAGAGCGCATCGCCAATAATCTACAGATCCTTGCGGTCGTTGGACATTTCAACAGTTCTTGCTCGTTGGCTGGAAAACCGATTTATCAACGGGCGGGTATCGTCGAGTTGTCACCCGGGTCCACGAATGTGACGGTTTGTGAAGGGAGCGACTGGACGTTCCGCAACTTGTATCGCGACGATTTCCAAGGAAAATTCATCGCACAATATATTGACAAAGTCTTGACGGACCTGCAATCTGTCGCTGTTTTTTTTGATAACGACGATTATGGGCGTGGTTTAAGGAACGCATTCGTTGACGAAGCTGAAAAGATAGGGCTTGACCTGGTCGCTTCGGAAGCTTATGATCGCGATAATACCGATTTTAAGGCACAACTCACCAGTATTAAAGCCAAAAATCCCGACGCTGTTTTCATCTCAGGACTCTATACTGAAGCAGGCTTGATCGCTAAACAGGCGCGGGAGGCTGGAATTGAGGCACAATTCTTCGGAGCGGACGGTGTGGATTCCCCTGACTTCCTCACAATCGCAGGCGATGCCGCCGAAGGTACTTATCTCACAACGCCTTTTACCTTTGGTGCAGCTGGCGAAGATGCCCTACAGATGGCAGCTAATTTTGAGGAAATGCACGGGGTCGCACCCGATACATGGGCTGCACTGACCTACGATGCCGTTGGAATGATCGCAGAAGCTCTTGAAAAAACTTACAACGCAGAGGCAGCCGTCGCTGATAACCGAAAAGCCATCCGAGACCATTTGGCATCTTTGGATACGCCTGAGGAGGGCTACAAAGGGGTTACGGGGCTAACCTATTTTGATATAAATGGCGATACGGTGAATAAACCGGCTTACGTGAAAATTGTGAAGGATGGACAATTTGTTGCCGCTGATCAGCAACTACTTGAATTAGAGTGATTTTAAAAGGGATTTTTCACCTTATAGAATCGGAACAGTCCGCCATCAGGGAAATAGTCATCAATACGCTCACTTCCTTCGTTTTTAAAAGGGCAATTGAAACTTCGCCACTTTTTGTGGTTTTATTGTTTCTTGACTGACTGCCGAAAGGTGGCGTAGCCACCGCCCTGACTGCTGACGGCAAAAAAAGAAGATTATGGCACAATTTTTAGAGCAAATTATTAACGGATTGGTACTCGGCGGCATCTATGCACTCATCGCGGTCGGTTATACCATGGTTTACGGTATTATCCAACTGATTAACTTCGCACATGGCGAAATTTTCATGTTTGGTGCCTATATCGCACTCATGCTTATAACTGTTTTCGGTATACCGTTCTGGATAGCACTGCCACTGAGTATGATTCTGTGTGGGATGTTAGGAATGCTGATAGATCTGGTCGCATACCGACCGCTTCGGAATGCGCCGCGTCTATCGGCATTGATTACAGCAATAGGTATGTCGTTGGCACTACAGAACCTCGCGCGAATGATTTGGTCAGCCCGGCCCCGTCAATTTCCCTCTGAAGTGCTCCCTACTATTTTCCTGAGTCAGAACGCGGTTTCACTTCCCGGAGGCGCGTCTTTACCTTACAGGGATGTGTTTATTATCCTATTGGCACTCGTTTTAATGGTAGCCCTAAACAGGTTGATTTATCTAACCAAAATCGGCAAAGCCATGCGGGCGTGTGCCCAAAATCCTGTTGCAGCGAATCTGATGGGAATCCGGACAAACCGAGTGATTGCTATAACCTTTATTATCGGTTCTGCCTTAGGGGCGGTCGCGGGAGTGATGGTAGGTTTGCGAGAAGTGGTTACGCCAACAATGGGCTACTATAAAGGAGTCGCGGCTTTTGCCGCTGCGGTTCTCGGCGGTATCGGCAACATTACTGGGGCAATGCTCGGCGGCATCATTATCGGATTAGCCGAGGTTTTTGGAGCGGGGTATATCTCCTCCGGATACCGCTTGGCAATCGCCTATATTATTATGATCGCAGTAATTGTTATTCGTCCTTCTGGACTCTTTGGCAGATCAACGGGGCAGCGCGCTTAATATGAAAAATCGATTAACACCCAAAAACATCATCTTTGGTTTATTTATCTGTTTTCTGCCGTTATTAATGTATGGCATTGATGCCATCGCCCTCTTCCTGTCCCATCAGGATATTTATCTCGGTCTCCCAAGTGGAGATTACATGCTGCGGATTATTGTCCGCGCCTATCTCTATATGCTCTTGGCTATCGGACTGAATATTGTGTGTGGGTTCACAGGACTCCTTGATCTCGGCTATGTCGGGTTTTACCTGATTGGGGGCTATACGGCAGGTTTATTGATGGCGCGCCTCGGCGTGAGTTACTGGATTGCATTGCCGCTCGCTGTGCTCAATGGCGCGTTGTGGGGATTGTTGCGGGGGGCACCCACTTTGCGGCTCACGGGTGATTATTTCGCAATTGTTACCTTTGGGTTTGCTGAGCTGCTCTTCCGTATCGTGAAAAACGAGCAGTGGTTAATTGGCGGTCCAAATGGGTTGGTTCGCGACATTCCGCCACCTGCTATTCTCGGAGTGGTGTTCAATCAGAATTGGCACAATTACTACCATATTCTCATCCTGCTCGTCTTAGTGGTCTTTATCACCTATCGACTGCAGCATTCTCGGGTCGGGAGAGCGTGGGTTGCAATTCGTGAAGATGAACAGGCGGCTGAAAGTATGGGGATCAATGTCAGTCGCTATAAGGCACTGGCATTTGCAGTGAGTGCAGCCATCGGTGGTTTAGGTGGCGGTTTCGTGGCGCAATTCCAAGTTAACATTAGCGCACCTTTCTTTGAATTCTGGGAGTCTATCCTCATCCTCTGTATGGTGGTCCTTGGCGGTATGGGAAGTATAAGGGGTGCAATGATAGGTGCAGCGATTCTCGGATCGTTAGGAGAAGTGCTGAGACCCGGCTTCATTATCCCTTACCAATTTGGCGGGTCACGCTACCTTATTTTTGGGCTTATTCTCATCCTCTTAATGCGTTTCCGCCCCGGTGGATTAACCCTCAAAAAAGCTTAAGGGGTCAGAAATTTGCGTCCCGCTTTTCGCTTCCCGCGTTTTGCGTTTTGCGGTCTACGGTTCGCGGTCTGCGGTTCGCGGATAGCCATCTTTCGCAGATAAGCAGAATTAATGCCCCTGCTACAAACAATTGGAAGCGTTCTCGGTATTTGCCATCTCCATGGATGCTGACGCGCTGCCTTTCCAGTCGCGCTAAATCTGTTCGTAACGCTATGATTCCAGGGGACGCACGATAGTAACGACCACTCCCTGCTTTGGCGATTTCTTGAAGATGCGTTTCGTCTAATACCGTTAGCACAAGTTGTCCGTTGACATCGCGCTTGTACGGCGCAGTCTCTGTACCAGGCACTTGTGGAAGCGGAATCGGGACAGATTGGACAGGATTACCCACACCGACGCAGTAGACGTATACGCCTACCTGACTCGCCGCTTTAGCTGCTGAGATTGACGCTTCTCCGTGATCCTCCCCATCT encodes:
- the kdsB gene encoding 3-deoxy-manno-octulosonate cytidylyltransferase, which gives rise to MQSVGIIPARYASSRFAGKPLANLLGKPMVQHVYESACRAKMLNEVIVATDDQRIYDAVTQFGGNVQMTGPCATGTERVAVVAEELRCDIVANIQGDEPLLEPAQIDLMLQPFVDRPEVQVCTLKQRVETATDYRDVNVVKVVTNLRGDALYFSRASIPGRIGEDELHKFPVYRHVGLYAYRRDQLLAFTKWKSTPYELAEGLEQLRFLEHGVPIHVVETDTPLIGVDVPADLERVKQILETN
- a CDS encoding LamG domain-containing protein, coding for MKRDFRFLTSTAKHRLHLVCLFLICTFSLHIVGFLGFEIQNASAQIIDPDLVLYFDYEDFDGNTVVGKAGRGYDGAIQGKVTQSDDGKFGKAAHFAAGSFLDLDGPNIKPDDIPTEGMSIVAWINVEAISDMAIFNARAADNTWLVHPEARGDGNYRWLNRSAGGTTIFDIRAGKNEANEWIHYAGTFSRADGLAVLYINGSNVGEEKARVGTPIAPDWGQGARVGFNIDNNRPFNGLMDDLNVWKRGLTEEEVNIIMNDSVEAFLAVEAQGKLATTWGRLKASQ
- a CDS encoding ABC transporter substrate-binding protein, producing MRNWLVGLLIVGLVSILGCQAQDRSTGQTQRAPRELKVAVAAPFTGNAAAFGEMIRRGAELQAKEINDAGGINGMKFTLVFEDDAGKDAEASLVAERIANNLQILAVVGHFNSSCSLAGKPIYQRAGIVELSPGSTNVTVCEGSDWTFRNLYRDDFQGKFIAQYIDKVLTDLQSVAVFFDNDDYGRGLRNAFVDEAEKIGLDLVASEAYDRDNTDFKAQLTSIKAKNPDAVFISGLYTEAGLIAKQAREAGIEAQFFGADGVDSPDFLTIAGDAAEGTYLTTPFTFGAAGEDALQMAANFEEMHGVAPDTWAALTYDAVGMIAEALEKTYNAEAAVADNRKAIRDHLASLDTPEEGYKGVTGLTYFDINGDTVNKPAYVKIVKDGQFVAADQQLLELE
- a CDS encoding phosphatase PAP2 family protein, which gives rise to MSTFFRLKAYFISVSVFCCFTIGLEADAENILSRWDQTFFDRIYDAPPRQEPMWTIMGGISDLGDYRGVMGASILLMAYGNESHRETGKLLASAYIGAAGITYGMKRLIGRKRPLDETLGNPAMPSGHASIIFSVATILGYQYPKWRIPLYLGAGLVGFSRIYLGRHYTSDVVVGAAIGTTMGMLVWHKRITLLKWEF
- a CDS encoding branched-chain amino acid ABC transporter permease — encoded protein: MAQFLEQIINGLVLGGIYALIAVGYTMVYGIIQLINFAHGEIFMFGAYIALMLITVFGIPFWIALPLSMILCGMLGMLIDLVAYRPLRNAPRLSALITAIGMSLALQNLARMIWSARPRQFPSEVLPTIFLSQNAVSLPGGASLPYRDVFIILLALVLMVALNRLIYLTKIGKAMRACAQNPVAANLMGIRTNRVIAITFIIGSALGAVAGVMVGLREVVTPTMGYYKGVAAFAAAVLGGIGNITGAMLGGIIIGLAEVFGAGYISSGYRLAIAYIIMIAVIVIRPSGLFGRSTGQRA
- a CDS encoding branched-chain amino acid ABC transporter permease, which produces MKNRLTPKNIIFGLFICFLPLLMYGIDAIALFLSHQDIYLGLPSGDYMLRIIVRAYLYMLLAIGLNIVCGFTGLLDLGYVGFYLIGGYTAGLLMARLGVSYWIALPLAVLNGALWGLLRGAPTLRLTGDYFAIVTFGFAELLFRIVKNEQWLIGGPNGLVRDIPPPAILGVVFNQNWHNYYHILILLVLVVFITYRLQHSRVGRAWVAIREDEQAAESMGINVSRYKALAFAVSAAIGGLGGGFVAQFQVNISAPFFEFWESILILCMVVLGGMGSIRGAMIGAAILGSLGEVLRPGFIIPYQFGGSRYLIFGLILILLMRFRPGGLTLKKA